A region from the Malus domestica chromosome 07, GDT2T_hap1 genome encodes:
- the LOC103439594 gene encoding putative kinase-like protein TMKL1 gives MFHMKKLHFFDTMNKTQMLTLIVALTSSTTLVFFLLFIYFYCKKTGKSEQKDVEKTEQKQEEVVGAEEELVTFQDGEDLTVCDILDAPGEVIGKSNYGTLYKALLQSSNSVKLLRFMRPVCTAKVDDFGEVVRHLGCVRHHNLVPLLGFYAGPRGEKLLIHPFYWRGNLAQFVRESNPDSHRWPIIYRISIGIAKGLDHLHTGFEKPIIHGNLKSKNILLDRHYRPFISDFSLHLLLNPTAGQEMLEVSASEGYKAPELIKMRDANEETDIYSLGVVLLELLTGKEPINQNPTTPDEDFSLPNFMRNAVLGHKIHDLFHPDLLLNSGVGVGDGEIPVAREQILKFFQLAMACCAPSPSLRPNTKKVLWKLEDIGRN, from the exons ATGTTTCACATGAAGAAATTGCATTTTTTTGACACAATGAACAAAACCCAGATGCTAACTTTGATTGTTGCACTGACTTCATCGACAACTTTGGTGTTTTTCCTGCTTTTCATCTACTTTTACTGCAAGAAAACTGGAAAAAGTGAGCAAAAAGATGTGGAAAAAACAGAGCAGAAGCAAGAGGAGGTTGTGGGGGCAGAGGAGGAGCTGGTGACTTTTCAGGATGGGGAGGACCTCACAGTCTGTGACATTCTCGATGCTCCGGGGGAAGTGATCGGAAAATCGAACTATGGCACGCTGTATAAGGCTTTGTTGCAGAGCAGCAACTCAGTGAAGTTGCTGAGGTTTATGAGGCCTGTTTGCACGGCAAAAGTTGACGATTTTGGTGAAGTTGTTCGGCATTTGGGGTGCGTAAGGCATCATAATTTGGTGCCTCTTTTGGGATTTTATGCAGGGCCGAGAGGTGAGAAGCTTCTGATTCATCCGTTTTATTGGCGCGGCAATCTGGCTCAATTTGTGAGAG AAAGCAACCCTGACTCTCACAGATGGCCCATAATCTATAGGATCTCAATTGGTATAGCCAAGGGCTTGGATCACCTTCACACTGGCTTCGAAAAGCCAATAATTCACGGCAATCTCAAGTCGAAAAACATACTCTTGGACCGCCACTATCGCCCTTTCATCTCGGATTTCAGCCTGCATCTGCTGTTGAATCCAACTGCTGGCCAGGAAATGCTTGAAGTCTCAGCATCCGAAGGCTACAAAGCACCTGAGCTGATAAAAATGCGGGATGCGAATGAAGAGACTGATATATACAGTCTTGGGGTTGTACTGCTTGAATTGCTCACAGGGAAGGAACCAATTAATCAAAATCCAACAACACCCGACGAGGATTTTAGTTTGCCAAATTTCATGAGGAATGCAGTGCTTGGACATAAAATCCATGACTTGTTCCATCCAGATTTGCTTCTCAATAGCGGCGTCGGCGTCGGCGACGGTGAAATCCCGGTCGCTAGAGAACAGATTCTCAAATTCTTTCAGCTTGCTATGGCATGTTGTGCTCCTTCTCCATCGCTTAGACCAAACACCAAGAAAGTTCTGTGGAAGCTTGAAGATATCGGAAGAAACTGA
- the LOC103439593 gene encoding acid phosphatase 1, giving the protein MKFLKICLLFSLLSVAFSHGTFDSHLLPRPLILEYQENTETQFKELEDELGLHCASWRFSVEANNVNPWETIPEECAEYVKDYLTGRAYGFDLERVSKEAGVYAKSVELNGDGKDVWIFDIDDTLLSNLPYYTDHGYGLEVFDNVEFDKWVEKAMAPAIKSSLKLYEEVLSLGFKVFLLTGRTEGKRKVTVENLNNAGFRDWHKLILRSADDREKLATIYKSEKRSEMEKEGYRILGNSGDQWSDLLGTSVSLRSFKLPNPMYYIP; this is encoded by the exons ATGAagtttttgaaaatttgccTTCTTTTTTCCCTGCTTTCCGTCGCGTTTTCTCACGGGACCTTCGACTCCCACCTCCTGCCGCGGCCGTTGATCCTTGAATACCAAGAAAACACCGAGACCCAGTTCAAGGAATTGGAGGATGAGCTCGGATTACACTGCGCCAGCTGGAGATTTTCTGTGGAAGCAAACAATGTCAATCCCTGGGAAACAATCCCGGAGGAGTGTGCGGAGTATGTCAAAGATTACTTGACGGGTCGGGCTTACGGGTTCGATCTCGAAAGGGTGTCTAAGGAGGCTGGGGTTTACGCCAAGAGTGTTGAATTGAATGGTGATGGAAAGGATGTGTGGATTTTTGACATTGATGACACGCTGCTCTCTAATCTTCCCTATTATACTGACCATGGTTACGG CTTGGAGGTTTTTGATAATGTGGAGTTTGATAAGTGGGTTGAGAAGGCCATGGCACCTGCCATAAAGTCCAGCTTGAAACTCTATGAAGAGGTCTTGAGTTTGGGTTTTAAGGTTTTCTTGCTCACGGGGCGCACCGAAGGGAAAAGGAAGGTTACTGTTGAGAATCTGAACAATGCAGGGTTTCGAGATTGGCATAAGCTTATTTTGAG GTCCGCTGATGACCGCGAGAAACTGGCGACGATTTACAAGTCAGAGAAGAGGAGTGAGATGGAAAAGGAGGGATATAGAATACTTGGGAATTCCGGAGACCAGTGGAGTGATTTACTGGGTACCTCAGTCTCCCTCCGCTCGTTCAAGCTTCCGAATCCTATGTATTATATTCCATGA